A stretch of DNA from Ctenopharyngodon idella isolate HZGC_01 chromosome 6, HZGC01, whole genome shotgun sequence:
GCCCAAGAGAGGTCCACTGATCATACCAAATATGGACAGAGCTGCCTGTGGAGGAAGGGattcattcaattcaattcatgtCATTACAGTCTGTTATCAGCAGAGGGTGCTTTAGATACAGTGAAAAAAAGTCAAAGGAACCTTATTAAACCTCAAGAAGGAACATTATtgcaattacattaaaaatttacTTTGTGCATAGGTTTACCTGCAGTATATTGCCCATCATGGAGGCGATACCAGCCATTCCAATGCATACAGCTCCATAGAATACACCTAGAAATGAGCAGTACACCATTAAACTTCAACATGCATGTCAATCCATCTTCCCCCTCCATCCCCTGCTTCGCTCTGAAGTGAAGCATGCAGTTGTCAGTGTATACAGCTGTTGCACTGAAACTCACTCATGCCCATGTTGATCCAGGACAGCTGTTTCTCTGTCAGCCAGGGCCATGCTGGTTTTATAAAGTCCGCCACTGTGACAGCCACCAGAGCGTTGATACTCGATGACACCGTACTGTtgaaacacaacacaaaaactATGACTGATGGTGTCTGATGTGTGACCTGACCTCAACAAAAATCACAGTGAGTGTTTCATCAAGCCTTAAAAGTCAGAGGATCCCACACTTTTTGTCAGCTAAATCCTAATGACCTaattttttattagtattttaaatacactgATATTTCAAGTTATGTTTTAAGCTTTCAATAAATATAATAGGCTAcaaatatagaaatattaattaacaataatatatttaatatagtttAGTATAGTATTATAGAGAAAACTATAATtggaaaaaaactataataatgtCAATATTTATACCATAATTATTagaacatttgtaatgtatttaaatacatattaacaataacatATTTAGTATAGTTTTAtatgttaattaaaaataatcattaccattattatatatatatatatatatatatatatatatatatatatatatatatatatatatatacagggttgccaggtttccacaacaaaacccacccaattgctactcaacaCTAGCCCAATCACGTTTCAGGGGagtaaaatctgcatttttggcggggttcccctggtaaaatttgcattccagggactaaatatcatgttatttggggttgcttcaacccgcggacatgaaaaacaacctgcggcAGCAACACAAACACTGTAATATTTAGtatagttttaaatagaaaactaaGTGAGGtatgaaaattaataattaaaatttactaaattataattcattaaaataattattttctaattattctagaaatattatatatatatatatatatatatatatatagttagttagttagtttttggttttggGTTGTCCCCCTCCCCCAAACAATGACCATGGTTCTGGTTAGAAAAACTTTCCCAAAATGATCATAATGGACTTATTTCACAGATATTTATTGTTCACCTTAATGTTCCACTGTAAGCTGCAGCCACAAACAAGCCTGGCAGTCCTGGGAAATCTGCTAGTATTTCCATCACCAGATAAGGAAGGAGCTGGAAAGCATTTTATTTGGTCAGATTAATTGTAAGCACTGTGAGTAAAGATTAAGAGGTCACTGCTTGGACTTGTATTACCTGGTCTGAAGCTCCTACATCTTTATTGGTGAAAGGATCACAGTCTTTATGGATGGAGTACATGGTGAGACCACAGAGCATGGCCAAACTCACTGTGACCCATAATCCCACCATATTCACATACAGAGCTCTGTGTGGGCAAATATTGACAGAACGCCAGTGTTTACATTTGAATATCTGCAGTATTAGCTGTAGGAGCATGAGTAAAGTCGAATAATATCATGTCTTGAGTGAATACTCACAGTTTGGCATGAGTTATTGTCCGACAGGAAATGTAGCGCTGCAcctgtgattggttgattgaGTACATGGACGCCCACATCAGACTGCCGCCAACAACGATTGTCCAGAAACTATGACGCCTCAAAGGATCAGGATCAAAActgaaaagaaacattttagaggtgagtctgtctatctgtctatctttctttttgtaattttatcctgtgatgacaaagcagcccacagtgtcaaatgatccttcagaaatcattctaagatGCTGAtatagtgctcaagaaacacatactattattaatgttgaaaagagttgtgctgcttaatatttttgtggaaatcgtgatgcgttaatttttttttttcaggattccttgatgaatagaaagttcaaaagaacagcatttatttaaaatagaaatcttttgtaacgttacgaatgtctttactgtcacttgtgatcaatttaatgtatccttgaacctgaaaaactaattttactaaccacaaactttttatcagtagtgtatatatatgtgatcTAGTTTTCAAGACCAGATTTCTTTACCTAAATGTTTCCAAACGTCCTCCATAGTAGCTGTCGTTCCAGATCCTCCCGAGTCCCCCCTGCAGCACAGCCCCACGAGCGATGACCGCCACAAACCCACTCAACATGATGATCATCTGGAACACATCTGTCCATATCACTGCCTTCAGCCCTCCCTGTTaacaaaagcatttttgcaTAAAACGTACAAATTCATAAACAATGCAGGCCCGTTTGTGCACACCATAAGATGAGCACCTGAAGACCAAGTACAACATGAAAGTGGGTTTTCatagcgatgccatagaagaatcACTTCGGTTCCCCAAAGAAACTTTCAGTAAACAATGctttaaagaaccattttttcttactgtgaagaacatttaattATCAAAAGAGtcttttttttcactataatgaaccttttgtgcattgaaaatgtttcatggatgttcatggaaccattgatgcaataaagaacctttatttttaagtgtagcACGAATGGAAAATGGAGCTTTTTCACAGCctatattgattttatttttcatggaagttaatgcaaaactaGTAAATGAGCCAGGGGTGTATGGGACATTATCTTTTCTTGCCCTTTTCTGCAATCGCAAACAGTATGTGAAATTATGATACTGTTACTGACCAGGGTGCAGTAGATGATGCAGACCACCCCTGTTGCCACAAGCACTCCCCAAAGATCCAGACCTGTGACTGCAACACAAGAGAGTATTTATAGAAATGACTGTGTTTATGGGGTGTTTCATCAATTAGGGGCACTTTTGACTGCTCAAAATGActttaaagcgttagttcacccaaaaatgaaaattctgtcatcatttactcaccctcatgttgtttcaaacccgtccgactttcgttcatcttcagaacacagattttgttttgttttttatgaaatctgagagctttctgtccttccattgacagctacacaactaccactttaacTCTTCAAAAAGGGATCTTAAAACTAAtgcatatgaattgagtggtttagttcaaattttctAAAAAGATTCAATCGCTTTATACACCAAACAGATTAAATTTAtacatataatttacatttaatttttactttttactttaatttacatataaacattcatcaactcacacatcagttatggtaaatggaagctcaaacatgttcGCTTGACGCACGAGAACCAGTgaagttcattctcgtgtgCTACGCAGCactttgagcttctgcaagaaccaatgaggtttgttctcgctcgtcaagcaagtttggttgagcttctgtttatgttcactgatcaatgtttatatgtgactaaaagcctaaattcaatctgttcatcaaataaagtgatcgtgtctcttcagaaaattcggactaaaccactcaattgcGTAGTTGTCactggagggacagaaatctcgcagatttcattgaaaatatcttaatttgtgttctgaagatgaacaaaagtcttacatgtttggaacgacatgagagcgagtaaatgataacagaattttcatttttgggtgaactaaccctataaacTGTTTGTTTCATCAGCTGTGAATGATATTTGGTAATGTATTGCCGTATTGGGGACaactatttttttgttattaaaattgtttttaattgtacACAAAAGCTAAATAACACTCCTTGTAAGCATTTCTTTCCCTAAAAACATCATATGACTAATTGAAGAATCaccaatatgcatttaaaagcaagcattatttgatttaatattcATGTGTGAAGTCATGAGGAGGCATTACTATTTCTTCTGGCAGGCTTTGTTAAATGGCTTTTGACATTAATGAATTGAAAGATTGTTCTTTACTTACTTTGATTAAGGGCAAGTGCAGGGGCATAGATAACCATGCCTGTGTATAAAGCCTATGAGAGATGACACCACCCATTAGATGATTGAACAAAAATCTCTTTTAACCTAAAATGCGTCAATACTGCATATTATGTGACTTTATGACGTGGAACAGGCGTAGACACAACAGACATTTTTTCCAAAGCAATGCACAATGACACAATCACTCATCAGATGCATCTTAGGTTATGTATAAAGTCATGCAAGAAGCTAAAATCCAACTTACAGTTTGAGCAATATACATGCTGGTTCCAATCACTCGTATGAGCTTGTTGAAACGCATTTCCAAGTACTACAAAAACAAGTGACcaattcaattaattattagCAAACGAAACAACaaatttacattatataatttACATCATTACACAAAACTCAGATTGTACAATGAACTattacatactgtttttctcAGATTAACATCGTTGTTTTAAAAGTTAATCGTACACTctaaatgctgggttgaaaatggacaaacctagcgattgggttgttttaacccagcggttgggttaaatgtttgcccaacgtgctcagtagttttatttaacccaactattgtttaaaaattactgtattgcttgcttaaaatgaaccaaaaatatctcggaaattaacatttattaatatgtttaataaatcaacatttagtttaatgaataataattgaacaataaacatttattaaatcgctttttaataaatgctcacattttgattattatggttgcttctagtaattatgtgtctgatttttaatttccaacctattttgggttcattttaggccagccatatagtaattttaaaacaatatttgggttaaataaaactgcccacgTTGGGCaagcatttaacccaaccactgggtttgtccattttctacccaatttgggttgtttttaacccagcattttttagtccttttagttttttttttgttttcgaAATACACTTCATGAATATATTCTAACTctaaatatatgcatttttgttttcattttgatttatttgacTTTTCACTGTCTTTTTCACATGGACAGTGACCAAGAATAGCTTTTGTACTTTGGATTATACAGTAAAAAGCACTTCTCACTATGATAAATCTGTCAATAAACTATCCTGACATTGCCTCTTTCCCTTTAATCCTTTTAATctgactctctctttttctctctcgtCCTCATTGCATTTCCATCTATTGATTCTTTATCAAGCACCGGCACAAATGGAGAGTCTGAGGGTGTTTTCAGTCTCTCTATGTTCTCTGTCCTCATGCAAACCCCTTGTGCCCAGTGTCGCCCTCTTACCTCATATGTGCTGGTGATGGCCAGGCGGTAAAACAGAGGCACGAAGAATTCAGCACTGATGATGGACATGATGGCATAAGAGAAGACAAAGAGCCAGTACGGTGTGCCGTACATGTACGCCTCTGCAGGGGTGCCAATAACAGTGATCCCTGACATAAAACTAGCCGTTAGGGACAAAGCCACAGGCACTGCGGTCATCTGCCGGCCACCCAGTAGAAACTCT
This window harbors:
- the slc5a8l gene encoding sodium-coupled monocarboxylate transporter 1, with the translated sequence MDRLGTGGPVPTFSVWDYVVFAGLILFAAGIGLFQAIRGRKDTGSEEFLLGGRQMTAVPVALSLTASFMSGITVIGTPAEAYMYGTPYWLFVFSYAIMSIISAEFFVPLFYRLAITSTYEYLEMRFNKLIRVIGTSMYIAQTALYTGMVIYAPALALNQITGLDLWGVLVATGVVCIIYCTLGGLKAVIWTDVFQMIIMLSGFVAVIARGAVLQGGLGRIWNDSYYGGRLETFSFDPDPLRRHSFWTIVVGGSLMWASMYSINQSQVQRYISCRTITHAKLALYVNMVGLWVTVSLAMLCGLTMYSIHKDCDPFTNKDVGASDQLLPYLVMEILADFPGLPGLFVAAAYSGTLSTVSSSINALVAVTVADFIKPAWPWLTEKQLSWINMGMSVFYGAVCIGMAGIASMMGNILQAALSIFGMISGPLLGLYMLGMFFRCANSTGGLTGLISGLVITLWVGIGAQLYPPLLKKTLRLPLSVEGCIAQNDTTTMTPFTTMTPFTTMTPLTTVLQNATSQPRPALADNWYSLSYLYFCPVGILVTMITGLIVSAISGGCKQEKVRPELFIGKSDLICFGFNSDSKVSDLIEKDPNHIQGLDSPVFFDNEIALKEKDQEITKL